The DNA window TTATTTATTAAATTTATTCCAGCCTCTGTTTCTATTTGGTTTACCATCATATCATATTTAATTTTTTGTCTAATAAGTTCACTAACTGGGAACACTCTATTTGTAAATAGAGTAGTATCATTTGCTGTATTTCCCCATAACCAATATGGAACCATATCAAATACAATATGAGTATCTGTATTAGATGGACTAGAAAAATTAAATGTTCCTAAAGTTTCATCTGCTGTAACTAGTTTTCCTTCAGGATTAAAAACAACTTCATAAATTCCATCTATATTAGGATTAGAAGCTAAATTTATAAATTTTTTATTATCTAATCCATGATATACTGCTTTACTTTTAGGAAGTAATTTAAAAAACATATTTTCTTTTTCATAAAAATAAATATCATCATAAATATTTGAACCTTCTTCTTTTTTATTTATATTAAAAATTATATCAAATCTTTCTTCAAGGTCTTTATTTCCTTTTATTACTAATAATTCACTTTCTTTTTCTGGAGTTTTTCCCTCTTGATATTTATTTCTCTCATAGTGAACTTTTTTTGACATTCCTATTAAAATATATCTATTATTTTCATTGTATAGTTTATATATAAAATAATCTTCCTCTTTATCTAAAGCCATTTCTTTTACTTTATATTTACTAGTATCAGCAAGGGTATCTGTAAAAACAAATTGAGAAGAAATTATACTAAGACCAGATATCCCAGGACTTAAACTTAATAAATATTTTATTGGATTAAATATTGTATACTCAAATCTTGAAGAATTTTTTTCCATATTTTTTATTTTATTTAATTCTAATGGACTTATTCTTCTTTCTCCATCAAATAAAGCTTTTATTTTATTTTCAGAACCTACAACTACTGACTCTGTTAAACCAAGATATTTAGCTAATGTTACTTTTGGAGTAAGCCAGTTAGTATCCATCAATTCATTTTCAATATCTTTTTTCTTCACTTTTTTAGTTAAAACATTGATAGAGTTTGTATTTCCTAATAAATATTGAATATAATTATCATCTACATCAAGCAAACATATTTCAATTTCATCATCTTCTATTTTGTTATCAGTTATAACTCCTATACTTTTACTTTCTTTATTATCCTCATCATAAATATAGCTATTTTCAAATTTTTTATTTTGTGTAGCCATATTATTTTGACTTATACTTCTAAAATCTTTTTTATCTCCCATATATATTTTAAAAGATGTTTCATTTAAAACAAATTTTTCATACAGTAAAAGTTCAAATTCTCCTACTCCTTTTTCTGATGATATATTTATATTGAATTTTTTTACAAACACTAAAGGAATTATTAAAAATTCAGAAGCTTCTTCCTCAAAAATAGTTTCTATTATCAGTCTATGATAACAATCTTTAGGAGAGTTACTCCATCTTGTAATTTTTCGTATATTTTCCCTGTTGTATTCATACACTCTTTCTTTTAAATTTTTCTCTATATCATTTATATCTAAATTGGAGTAAATTTCCTGCAACATCTCTCTGGTCTTTTCAGGGAAATAGTCTTCATTTTTCTGTTTTGCCATTAAAAGTATATCTGATATTTCTATCTGTTCATCTATAAGCCCTGTAAAAATTTTACCTTTTATTTTGAAACTTCTATGATGACTGTTTCTTCCTATATAACATTTTTCTATTTCAATAATTTCATCTGAAGATAATGCTAAGTTAATATCTGATATGTATACTCTTGTTTTCACAGATTTCCCCCTCAAATTACAAAAATTATCTTATATCTTCTATAATTTTTAAACCAAAATAGATTTTTTTATTTAATAAATCTATCTTGATAATTTCATCTCTGAAACTTCCTAAAATATAATTTTTTTCTGATTTTATAAGTTTATATCTTACTTCGATGTCATTATTATCACATAAATCCAATTTTATAGAAACATCTCTATAATTTTCACAATTTCGTACCCAATCAAATCTTGAAAAGAATTTTATAATATCAAATTCTTTTAATTTTTTTTGCTCTTTGGAAATAATTTCAAAAATATTTGCAAAAACAGAGTAATTCCTATAATCATACATTAATTTATTTGTATTTTCTAGGTCTAAATAAGCTATAATATTATTTATTAGCTGTTTAAACTTTTCATATTTATCAATATAAAAGATAATATATTCCTCATCTAGTTCGTAAAAAGACTTCATTTCTTCAAGATACTTAAAAGATTTATACTCTTCAAATATAATATTATTTTCAACATCAGGATATACTCTTTTTCTTATAATTATATTGTAATTAAGAGAATAAAGAATATCTTTATCTGTTATTTCTATTGTTTTTATATTTTTTGATTCTATTTTTTCAGAAATATTCAAAATATTTTTTAGTTTTTTAAAAAATTCCATCATATTCCTCTCTATTTAGACTTTTATTTTAACTGAAAAAATTATCCAGCTCATCTATAAATTCTTGCAATGCTTTTAATTTATTTTTAAGTACTAAGTATAAGATTTCATAGTCAAGGTTTTCTACTATTTTTTCTGACTTGGCATAAGTTTTGTCATAGCTTCTGCCAACACTCTGATATATTTTATTCAAGACTTCGGCAGAATGATGGTACTTTATATCTTGATCTAAACAATCATTTTCTAAATCAAAACCTAAGTTTTTTATTATATATGGTAATGTTAATTTGTTATCTATTTTTTCTAAAAATCTGTATTCTGCTAAAAACCATGTTTCTATTTCAAATACTGCTATTATTGATTTGGCAGTAATCTTTAAATCAGGATGTTTTGCTGTAACATATTTTAATATTTTGGGCAAGTCTTTTAAATCTTTTGGATATAAATCCCTTATTCCCAAAACTTTTTCATATCCGCTATTCTGCATACTTAAACAATTTTCATTAATTTCACTCTGAACTCTATTGTCAGTATTACAGTTTACAATAAGTATATAATATTTTGTATTTTCATCTATTGGTTTATCTTTTATAACAATTAACTGCTTTTCCGTTGTACTGTTTTTTCCTCCACCTTTTAAAGATTTTACTGTCATAGCAATATTTTTTTTGTTTGTTATTTCTTGGATAAGTTTTTCTATAAATAGTTGTTCTGTCTGTCCTTCAACATAAATACACATCTTTTTCATGGGCATCACTTATCATTTTCTGCATAAAATTCAGTTGAGAAAAAATCAAAATTAGATAGCCCTGTAAATTCAAATTCATCAAATATTTCTTTGTTAT is part of the Fusobacterium sp. SYSU M8D902 genome and encodes:
- a CDS encoding DUF4276 family protein, giving the protein MKKMCIYVEGQTEQLFIEKLIQEITNKKNIAMTVKSLKGGGKNSTTEKQLIVIKDKPIDENTKYYILIVNCNTDNRVQSEINENCLSMQNSGYEKVLGIRDLYPKDLKDLPKILKYVTAKHPDLKITAKSIIAVFEIETWFLAEYRFLEKIDNKLTLPYIIKNLGFDLENDCLDQDIKYHHSAEVLNKIYQSVGRSYDKTYAKSEKIVENLDYEILYLVLKNKLKALQEFIDELDNFFS